From the genome of Carassius auratus strain Wakin chromosome 26, ASM336829v1, whole genome shotgun sequence, one region includes:
- the LOC113044632 gene encoding SLIT and NTRK-like protein 5 — MHIWILNIILLVATSLSLVEMYDSYGEICRNLCTCEEKEGILTVSCENRGIVRLSEISPVQFSMYHLLLTGNLLKRLSVNDFINYTGVTILHLGNNDISEVETGAFNGLQGLKRLHLNNNKIDILRDDTFVGLESLEYLQIDYNFISTIEPNALSRLQQLTVLILNDNLLSSLPTNIFRNVPLTHLDLRGNRLKMFPYIGLLEHMDKVVELQLEENPWNCSCELIALKAWLESIAYTALVGEVVCETPFRLHGRDLDEVSKQELCPRRAISEYEMRPPPPLSTSGYFQTTPAAVTASATSSAVLRSSSRPTKGTRQSSKTKSKPTSRIPANPYNYGPIIAFQTKSPVPLDCPTTCTCNLQISDLGLNVNCQERKIENISDLKPKPYNPKKMYLTGNYIPVVRRSDFVEAEGLDLLHLGNNRIALIHDRAFGDLINLRRLYLNGNLIDRLTADMFFGLKSLQYLYLEYNKIQEIVGGTFRFVPNLQLLFLNNNLLKTLPGGIFSSLSLSRLNLRSNHFQNLPVSGVLDQLKALVQIDLFENPWDCSCDVVGMKIWLEQLNTGTVVNDVKCVTPKRLAGQDMRAVPSEQLCPDYSDVIMSTVVPSDEPSADRITTTETPQRFNNPSSNVPLSVLILSLLLVFIMSVFVAAGLFVVVMKRRKKSQSDRTSTNNSDVSSFNLQYNLYSNRSVPKVKAPAGHVYEYIPHPLGHMCKNPIYRSREGNAVEDYPDLHELKVTYRSNADEDQEVTLRSPNYTVSTIEPREQPSPVQDAEHFFRGILDPDKSPSTAGSRFEYKYTGPVPYTYQPNFDVRRQFLHPEGIRETMLYSTTPSTVFVEPNRNDYLELKAKLQIEPDYLEVLEKQTTQSQF; from the coding sequence ATGCATATCTGGATACTGAACATAATATTGCTGGTTGCCACATCCCTGAGTCTTGTTGAGATGTATGACAGTTATGGGGAGATCTGTAGGAATCTGTGCACTTGCGAGGAGAAAGAAGGCATTCTGACGGTCAGTTGTGAGAACAGGGGCATTGTGCGGCTGTCGGAAATAAGCCCTGTGCAGTTTTCTATGTACCATCTTTTGCTGACAGGTAATTTGCTGAAAagactgtctgtcaatgacttCATCAACTATACCGGAGTTACCATTTTGCATTTAGGTAATAATGACATATCTGAGGTGGAGACTGGGGCATTCAACGGACTCCAGGGATTAAAGAGattacatttgaacaataacAAAATAGACATTCTTAGGGACGACACTTTTGTCGGACTCGAGAGCCTAGAATACCTTCAGATAGACTATAATTTCATAAGCACTATTGAACCTAATGCTCTGAGCAGGCTTCAACAACTGACTGTGCTGATTCTCAATGACAACTTGTTGTCCTCTCTGCCCACAAACATTTTCCGGAACGTGCCCTTGACACACCTGGATCTTAGAGGCAACCGCTTAAAAATGTTCCCTTACATCGGTCTTTTGGAGCACATGGACAAAGTAGTGGAATTACAGCTCGAGGAGAATCCGTGGAATTGTTCTTGCGAGCTCATTGCGCTTAAGGCTTGGCTGGAGAGCATTGCCTACACAGCTCTGGTGGGGGAGGTGGTATGTGAGACTCCTTTCAGGCTCCATGGCAGGGATTTGGACGAGGTCTCAAAGCAAGAACTGTGTCCCAGAAGGGCCATATCAGAGTACGAGATGCGCCCCCCACCCCCTCTCAGCACCAGTGGCTATTTCCAGACCACGCCGGCAGCTGTGACAGCATCAGCTACGTCTTCGGCTGTCCTGCGATCCTCGTCCAGGCCAACCAAGGGCACCCGCCAATCAAGCAAAACCAAGTCCAAGCCTACTTCTCGAATCCCAGCCAACCCATACAACTATGGGCCCATCATTGCTTTTCAGACCAAATCTCCTGTGCCTTTGGACTGCCCCACCACCTGTACATGCAATCTGCAAATCTCCGACTTGGGGCTTAATGTCAACTGCCAGGAAAGGAAGATTGAAAACATATCAGATCTGAAGCCCAAGCCATACAATCCTAAAAAGATGTATCTCACAGGGAACTATATCCCTGTCGTGCGTAGATCTGACTTTGTGGAAGCTGAGGGACTGGATTTATTGCACCTGGGAAACAATCGGATAGCACTCATACACGACAGAGCCTTTGGGGATTTAATTAACCTACGTAGGCTGTACTTGAATGGCAATTTAATTGACAGACTCACAGCAGATATGTTCTTTGGGCTAAAAAGTCTGCAGTACTTGTATTTAGAATATAATAAGATTCAAGAGATTGTAGGTGGCACCTTCCGCTTTGTGCCCAACCTTCAGCTACTTTTCCTCAATAacaatcttttaaaaacattgccAGGAGGCATCTTCTctagtctgtctctctctcgcctCAACCTTCGTAGCAATCACTTTCAAAACCTGCCTGTGAGTGGAGTTCTAGACCAGCTGAAAGCACTGGTTCAGATTGACCTGTTCGAGAACCCTTGGGACTGCTCCTGTGATGTGGTCGGAATGAAGATCTGGCTGGAGCAGCTGAACACAGGAACGGTGGTCAATGACGTCAAATGCGTGACTCCCAAGCGGCTTGCTGGACAGGATATGAGAGCCGTCCCTTCTGAGCAGTTGTGTCCCGATTACTCTGATGTCATCATGTCCACCGTGGTCCCTTCCGATGAGCCTTCGGCAGACAGAATCACCACCACGGAGACACCCCAGAGGTTTAACAACCCTTCCAGTAATGTTCCTTTGTCTGTCCTCATTCTAAGCCTCCTCCTTGTTTTCATTATGTCAGTGTTTGTGGCAGCCGGCCTGTTTGTGGTGGTGATGAAGAGGCGTAAAAAGTCTCAGAGTGACCGTACCAGCACAAACAACTCTGATGTTAGCTCCTTCAACCTGCAGTACAATCTCTATAGCAATCGCTCCGTCCCCAAGGTCAAAGCCCCAGCAGGTCACGTCTATGAGTACATCCCCCATCCGCTTGGTCACATGTGCAAAAACCCAATCTACAGGTCCCGGGAAGGGAATGCTGTTGAGGATTACCCCGATCTACACGAACTCAAGGTCACCTACAGGAGTAATGCTGACGAGGACCAGGAGGTCACCTTGAGGAGCCCCAATTACACAGTGAGCACCATCGAGCCTCGTGAGCAGCCATCCCCTGTTCAGGATGCAGAACACTTTTTCAGAGGGATCCTGGATCCGGATAAATCCCCATCGACTGCTGGCAGCAGGTTTGAATATAAGTACACTGGCCCCGTCCCGTACACATATCAACCAAACTTCGACGTCCGGCGCCAGTTCTTACATCCTGAAGGAATACGAGAGACTATGCTATATAGTACAACGCCAAGTACTGTTTTTGTGGAGCCCAATAGAAACGACTATTTGGAATTAAAGGCAAAACTTCAAATAGAGCCGGACTACCTCGAAGTTCTTGAGAAACAGACAACACAGAGCCAGTTTTAA